The genomic segment gcaaaatgaagcaaaacaaaactatatagCTTAGTTGTCACACTGTCTTTTTCATGCTACCATGGTAGGTGGAGTTTGGAGACATTCAGGAAGCAAAGTTCTGGTACTTGCTCAACTTGCATTTGGGAAAGCATCCAGTGTCATTCCTTTTCTCTATGTCACTTCTTCTATACTCCATCCCAGTAATCTCAGTGAATGTCCTTGCTACTTATTTTCccccagaaaacaaaaacaagggctGAGACCATATTTGTTTCTGCTTAGCACTATATACTTAGTACTCAGTAAATACCTGGCACAAAATAGGAAAGAAGAGTTCAACAACTTCATGTCAAATTCCCGACCatttgaatgtataaataaatctgaaatgaGCTAGTTTTCTGTATTAGCGTGAAATTCCTTCAGGCCTAAGCTATAACAAATGGATTTCCAAGAAAAGCTAAAACAGATGAACCTGATGCTTACAAGCAGGTATCTGCCAGAATTCCCCTGCTTCTGTCCTAAGACTTCCCATATGTCAAGGGCCCTACCCATCTGGttctcctctctccccccctACACCTTGGTGGGATTCCATTTCCCACCAGCAGAGCAATCTTAAtagactcaccaccacccccacttTCTACAGGCTCAACCACATGGTTCCTAGAGTGTACAAGACTCTGTGAAGAAGTCAAAAATACAGTTGTAGGACCTCTCAGGTGGGAGGGCCTAAGGAAAATGATCAAAATACATCTCAGCACTGAACTGAAGAAGAATGCAGGCAGAGAGATCCCAGATAgtactttttttccttattattgtatACAGTAAAAGATTAATTTTGCCCAAAGAAAGGTCTGGCTTTTGCCCCTGGAGTCTTGGAATAACCTTTAAATCCTTGGAATGCCATGCCTAATAAAAGTACCTTTATTTACAGGGGCAATGGGCCACCTCGGATAGTCTATGCTAACAACTTGGTTTATGGTGGAAGCCCCGGACTGTGGGATCAACTTGATCTCCACAGATGCTAGAGACTTAGGTCACTCATGCAGGTGTTCAATTATGTTTATGTTACCGACACCCAATAAAACTCTGGACACCAACACCAAGGCTTGCTTGGGTGAGCTTCCTGGTTGGTAATATTCCATACGTGTTTTCACACATCCTTGCTGGGAGAAGTAAGTGCTTTCCACATAATTCCACTGGAAAAGGACAACTGGAAACTCTGTGCCTGGTCTCTCCTGGACCTTGCCCTATGTGCCTCTTcacttctaattttatttattttttcaagagaaaaatccacaattttatttatttacttttcagtaaccttatttatttttcaataagtttaaatcTGAGGTATAGTATCACATGGATTCAGTATCCAATGGCCTTAGTTGGAAGGTTACTTAGGAATTTAGCATGAACCATGCCTCTATTTCCATAGGCATGAGTTACCTTTCCCCAGATTACTCTGGTTTTGTTAGGTTTGCCACAAAAGTCACTGTGTTGTTTTCTGCTCTGTATACAGAAGCACATTTCATACTCAAAAAGAATTCAGGCTCATCTCGGGCAGAAACACCTTCAATTTTAAGAAGGGCTGTGTGTGTTCCCTTTGGTTCCAGGGCCCCCACTTACAGCCAGCAAAAGTGGCTTTGGTCCATAGCCTTCCAGAcatatttgccattttaaaagacctgctcccagcaggctccagttATTTGCTCCCAAACTCCAGCAACTAGAGCTCCattcacttctgattttaatcTGTATTCTTTTGCTGTATGCCCAGAACTGTGAATACAACAGCTTTTCTGTGTTCCTAAGTCCTTCTAACAAATCATTGAACTTGAGGGTGGTCTTGGGAACCTCCCAAACTGCAGTTTGCTAGTGTATGCCTGTAATACAGATTCCACTAAACATAACAGAAAAAAGTCTTATAGTGAATGCTATTTACAGACAAGCTAAACAActcacaaatgaaaataaaaaggctgAAAAAACATAGCTTTGGCCATATACAATTACACAATAAGCACTACGTATAATTCATAGCTAATTAGTATGGGCATAACATCATTATACTGCTTATTAATTtaattcaaatttttctttttattacaacCTTAACCTTTGTGCATGTAGGtgctttccattaaaaaaattaaagagaatattGTACATTAATAAATGTTTTCCAAATGCTTGGTCTGACCTTTATTTTTTCGGTTGAgagattttaagatttttaattatttgaagtCATTACATCATGAGATATGGAAAGTACATGATAATATACACAACCACTCCAAATCTTTTCCATACTTACACTTGTAAGCAGATGTTTTAGGTGGTCATTTAGAGAAGTACCAACGATGACACTTAACTGTACCAGAGCATTCAATCCTCTTTCAAACACTTCATCATCTGAATGGACCTGTGGGAATGGTTGATTGGTTGGGGATTTGGGATGCAGGGCAGGAAGGGAAGCGAAGATAAAAAGGACAGTAAGGATTGATTAAAAGAAAGGGCAAACaggtggaggaaaaaaaacaagattttctATTTAGAATTAGAATATAATCAACcaaattcagaattttaaaaataatccctaATGCAAGACATCTAGAAGTAAGACATACATTTTCAGCTGGGTCAAAGCATTACCTAAAATATACAATTACCACAGAGAAAGGCTGATTTGAGATCCATTACTTTTGCTACTAACTCAAAATGTCACTTTTACCTTTAGTATACCTTCTAAAAGAGTCTTCAGATATGAAATCATCTGGCCCTGAATTACAGTGTCCTAATTCTTCAGCACCACATGCATCAAAATCACAAGTTAAAGACTAATTTGCATACGAtttggaggagaaaaaaagagaaaatattctgaATGCACCTTGTTTTTTCCtactagcatttttttttaaaagaaggtttaaatcatataaatgttacattaaaaatataggggattcccatataactccccacccccctttcctccattaacaacatcttttattaatgtggtacatatgttacaactgaacacatactgaagcattgctataaccatggtctatagttcacattataatttatacttcacactgcacaattttatacgttttgacaaaatgtataaaggcctgtatctgtcattgcaatgtcatgcaggacaattccagtgtcccaaaaatgcccatgttacacctatttttccctctcctgcctcTTAGAACCTCTggcggccactgcctttatatcaatgacacaagttcttccattgctagaaataataataagtctactttagtccatagctgcattccccctttatgtttgttcgtTCCTCAATATTGAAGATTTTaagatggtgatgaccactctatTTCTGATTAAGAGAGCACTTAAatccatggagcagatggatggaattgtcttgtttgcagttgtggatactgtgttttgggatgagcattgtccatcatcagccttttgttagttgtttgcgagtccaatgaactggacagtaggtgttgcaactctgctgattttgaaatagaaaatacaaaggaataaaagaCATACCAGAGCTGCCTTTAGCACAGGAATCAGTCTAGGAAGCAAAGGCACAGTTTTTTCTGAAGCACCTTTGACCAAAAGTAATTCTCTAAAACCTTCCTTTGAAACAAAGGTATATGGATGCTTAGTCTCTCTCAGACCCTGCCAAAGACAAGAAATATGATTACCCATTTCATAttataaaacacataaaaaagtGCTTTTTTACTAGCCTATGAGAAAATCaaaagttttattatatttttctaatcATATGTAATTCAGTAATTACAATTTAAAACACAGAGAAACTGTGACACAAAGGACATATCTGAGATAGGAAGGATCACAATTCACACAAGGGAAGGAAGGTaaaagaggaggaaaggaaaaaggaaaggaaaaacgaAGATTAAGgaaattcagaaaacaaaaacaagggaaagaaggaaaggaaaaaaaagtagtaaaaaaggaagaaaaaagcaaaagaaaacataactaaaaacaaagaaaaagaataaaactcaCTGAGATACTAAAATACATACATGCTCCCAAAACATTACTGGAAAGTGCAGCAAAGTAGTCTAGAATATATGTTTATAACTACTACTTTAAGAATGTATAAATAATGGACCTCGTTGATTTTACAACTTATTCAGTGAGTTTCTAAGACATTTTGTTTACCaggttatttttctctttttaaagtctttaacCAGAAAACCTTATTTAGCCACATATCTAACATTTCCACTTATATAATTCctttacattcaaatatattaagATACGGAGAAGACAAATCTTTGACTATGTGCAATAAATGTTATTAGGTTTTAAATGCCATTTTTAACATTGGAAGTgaaacaaaaatgtgaaaaaaaacttgtgtgggaagcggacttggcccagtggttagggcgttcatctaccacatgggaggtccacagttcaaaccccaggcctccttaacctgtgtggagttggcccatgcacagtgctgatgcgtgcaaggtgtgccgtgccacacaggggtggcccctgcgtaggggagtccaacacacaaggagtgcaccccataaggaaagccacccagcacaaaagaaagtgcagcctgcccaggaatggcaccgcacacatggagagctgacacaacaagatgatgcaacaaaaagaaacacagattcccatgctgctgacaacaatagaagcagacaaagaaaaacacgcagcaaatagacacagagaacagataactggggggggggatagataaataaattaaaaaaaaaacaacaaaaaaaacttgtGTATGTCATTTCCCACTATACCCGGTACCCTAAATACATGAGAAACAATTAGGTAGTACTCATTCATGATTTACCCAATCTCTAAGTCAAGATACAagggaaaagtttaaaaaaaaaaaaaaaaagaaaggcaacagTATTATTCCCTCACTTTGACTAAAAATTATACATGAAGTTATTAAGGTATAACTGGCTGAAAAGCCATGCCTAGAAATACTAACTTTCAACCAATTTGTCCTTTTGACAAAATAATCCACTTACAAATAGTGATCAAACAGTTCCTTTTCTCAATACTTTCATGCTTTTTGAAAACTATGCTGCCAAGCTCACTGGTACCATTACAGAATGCAGGTCCTGTAGTTATAGGAGAACCCCTAACCAAGATCTTCATTTTGGATATGAGGAATAGCAGGTTAAGAGGTAAAGTGGATTTCAATAGTGAGTCTTCTATCATTATGTCCCCATTATTAAATGAGTAGAAGGGAAAGCTAAAATTCTACCCAAGACAGAAATAAATGCATTAATGTTAGACAACAAGTATATAAAAGCCTGACTTTGATTTGTTCTAAGCTTTAAGTCCTTTTCAGGACTCACAACATTAAAGCAGTCCTCTTACCCCAAGATTAGCTGGAGTATGTTTTCAAAGGGATCACTACTGTCTTTTTATCAGTCTAAAATATGGTTTGCTGCCATATATAAAGGTATAAAGTTTAAAATAGAATGCCactaaattctttatttttaacaccAAGTTAAAAAGCTTTGATCAAAACTGAATTTCAAAATAGGTTACCCACAAATACATGTGTCGCTTATACTGTCAAAATAATTCCACAAGCTGAGCTATAAATTAATGAAAGCAAAACCTTAAAACAATTCTGTAGTCTGGGGTAGTAACTGACATGTTAGCAGAGATTTTGATGCTTCATTTATAACTAAAAACGAATATCACATTACTCTGTCTTTACAATAAGTAAAGTTATGTATTTTTTCTACTCTGATCCCAGGCAGATGGCCTTTCCCACTGGTTTTACAGGAAAGGCAATGTTTCttcaaatgaaggaaaaaaactctGCATAAATCCTTACATTTTCAATTACTTTCTTTATATAGATCACTTACTACAATACGATTATCTTTAGATTATCTTTCAAGGCTTTAATTTAATGACATCTTAACAAGAAGCATCATACTCTGCTCTTTAAATAGGTAAATAactaaaattgtaaatatacgaCAACTGATTATTACTCAATTTCTGATTCTAAGAAATTAACAGAAGATACCATTGATTCACTTGAGGTTGATGCTCCATGAACTTTCCTCCTGACACAAATGTTAAATGATATAAAGGAACCTatcagaatttaaaagaaaaaaaaaaaagaaatcctctttcaaaaaatcacTTCCATGATGTGCTACTTAAAATGAACAAGCAGAGCAAAGTGttcaaaaagaatatttaagCAGTAATATCAGTTACCTGAGAAATATAACATGTTAAATATGACTGGTTGTATACAGAGACCAAACACCTTCATCTGATATGGATTAAGTTTTCACCACTGATGTTCTCCTGATCTATTAATAGTTTAAATAGTCTTCCTCTTTATTATGTttccaagtttttgtttttattttttgaaattgagTGTGAATATTTCATCCACTTATCTACAAATCCCTGTGTTGACTGACTCATTCTGTGTTTATAAAGCTGACAGTTTAATTTCTGATTAAAGTATTCCACTCACAGCTAGTTCCTAGGTTGGATGAAAGAGGAGTGTGATCTTTTAATGCCTATTAGGTTTGTATTTTCAAAAGTATGGATTGAGAGTTACTTAAgagttacaaaataaaatttaatgcaattttaaaaggtttttcttttcaaaaaattcAGGGAATATTTACCTCAGCTAAAGTAATAAGAAGTGGATCAAACGGAAGATTTTCAGGAGGACATTCCCACTGTAATCTGTGTTTCACTGAACCATGCACCAGTCTGAAATACAAAAGTCACTGAATGTaccaaggaaaataaattatatattaaatggtGATTATCCAACATACTCATCTCTTTAGAGAATAGAAccatattataattttaaacatGTAGGACTACCGTGACTATGTTAAGAAAGTTAAGACATCTTAAAATACAGTATTTATAATCCTTAAAAATCCTTTCTTAGCAATATTGTTTGGTGACAAAACCAAACTAATTTACATTTAAGTCTACAATTCGGTGTTCAAGCACGTCTTAATGCAAACGTTACACTTGAAATCTTTCAGTAATAATTACAACAAAATAAGTAACCTACAGAAGAAGCAAACTGCAAACAGGCAAAATGTAACACTTGAATCaatctatttttataaagaaCACTGTTTTTCAGACATATATCATTTAACCCCAATACTAATGATCTGAAGCAGGAAAGGTTTTATCCCTgttaaagagaagaagaaaactgAAGCCAGGACAGTAAAGGGGTCCATCAAGGGTTAAAAACAGTAGCTGGGGAATCAGGGCCTCTGTTGctcctgctttatttatttaacagCCATTATTGATTTATACCTAAAGTGTGCAATTTGATATATAAGCACACctatgaaaccatcaccacaatcatgACAGTGTGCTTATCCATCACCCACAAACCTTTCCTTGTACCCCTTTATAATGACCTCAACTTCTTGACACCTTCTTCAGTGTTATCTGC from the Dasypus novemcinctus isolate mDasNov1 chromosome 1, mDasNov1.1.hap2, whole genome shotgun sequence genome contains:
- the PACRGL gene encoding PACRG-like protein isoform X4 codes for the protein MQKSECHGDIQLRNRVTGNSDQRTSSSTQIKHRTTVQRSKSSSSSCSPESVKKLHPRPSDKLNPKTINPFGEQPRAPSAFAAIYSKGGIPCRLVHGSVKHRLQWECPPENLPFDPLLITLAEGLRETKHPYTFVSKEGFRELLLVKGASEKTVPLLPRLIPVLKAALVHSDDEVFERGLNALVQLSVIVGTSLNDHLKHLLTSGSLIIIKSKIPTYCSICC